The nucleotide sequence GTGTATTTGAATTTGAAATATCTCATGTTCCATAGTCAACTTTTGCTTTTGAAAGAACTTTTCCTTGTGAGTGATATGCATCAATAAATTCATCTGCACTTGTATATCCTAAAGGTTCGTAGAATTTAGCAAATTCTTTATTTTCTTCTTTCAATTCATTGGTCATTGATTTTTTCAACTCATCTTGCATATGGTTACCATATGGAATTTTTGAGTCTGATTTAAAGTAAGCTTTGTAAGGTTCTAATTTAAAAATTAACTTAATAAATTCTGAAATAGCACCTTTACGTTCTGCACTCGCACCATTATTTCTTGAGTTAATTGCATATGATCAAGCACCTGGTTGTTGTACATAAGCACTTTCATCAGTTGCTTTAATTACGTTAACAAATACGTTAGTGTCAGCATTTTTCTGTGTGTTTTGCACGTCTCAAGTACCAACAACTGCGAAGTTAATTTTCTTAGCTTTTAATAATTCTCAGATTTTTTGTTGAACTGTCCCCATATCCTTGTCGATGACTGCAACTAAATCTGATTGTGTAATACCACGTTGAGCTCATTTAGTTTGTTTGAATTCTTCTTCATTCATTAAATATGCTGCTTGTCAAATAGGGAAAACTAAGTCCATAGCCGCTTGCACACCTTTTTTAAAGTGTTCGTGGTATTTATCACCGATAATGAATCCTGATTTAGCTGAAGCTCCATCACTATAAAGGATTTTAGCCATTAAATCTTGTAAATCTTTTTTACCAGAGTTTTGTTTAGCAATTTCTGTAAAAACCCCTCCCATGATTCCGGCTCCGTATCAAAAGTCTTGAAGACGAACAATTGCAAGACCCTCCTCAACCAATTCTTTTAATGAGTTGGTATTTGGACTTAATAAAACATTCTTAGTTGTTTCATAATCCAAGTTTGACGCCATAACGATTCCCTCAACGTTGTGACGAATTCCGTAAAGACGTTTTTCAGGAGTTGGTTTTGCAGCATTACGTTCAATCCCTGAAACAGTTCCGTATTCTTTCATTGATTGTTTTTCAGCATCACTAAGTCCAAGTTGAGTTGTAATTGTATCAAATAAACTTGGATCAAATTTATCTAAGTTTGTTAAAGCATTTTTTGATGCTAAGTCAGTAATTTCTGGTGCATAGAAAATGTCAGGTACTACTTTATAGTCACTCGCCCCAGTTGTTCCGATTTCTTTTGCTGAAAAGACGTCTTTTTCTAAAATAGTAATTTTAAATCCGTGTTTGGTGTGATATTCTGTTTTGTTGAATTCTTCAATTACTTTGTTGTAAAAATCTTTTTGAACACCGTCAACACCAATAACAATTTCTTTAATTTCTTCAGCTTTAGTGTCAGGTCCACAAGCTGCTGAAGTAGCTACTAAAGTTAAACCACCTAATCCTAAACCACCTAAAAGAAGCTTTTTCTTTAATTTCATTTTCTCTCCTTAAATTCTATTCAAAAACAATTTCATTTTTCACATAAGCTACCATTGCAAAGAGCATTCCGATCGGACTTAAGAATAACAATGACGCTAACATACTTACTATTCCAATTCATTTATTAAATTCAGTTTTAGACAAAATTGAGCAGATATGTAAACTCATAAACGCAATCACAAGGTAAGATAGTATTATTATTGCAAGTACGATTCTTCAGTGATATTCCATTAAAATTTTTGTATCGACTGTTATTTTAGAATTAGCATCAATCTTAATAACATAGAAAAACAATAAGATTTGCGAGATTAACATAACAGTATTTGCAAAAACTAAAATTAAATATTCTAAAACTTTAGGTAAATAACGTCGTTCAAGCGGATATTTACCTAAAAAGAGATACCGCATTTTAGTTTTTCATGGTAATTTTTTAATCGTGAATTTTGATTTGTTTTTTTTCATATTAAGCAATTAAATTATATGTATTAAATCAATTTATTCACGTATTTTATTGTTGCATAAGTTGTTGGTAAGCTTTGACCGGTCAAGTATTTTGGTTAAAAAAAGCACAAAAAACTAACTTTTGTGCTTGAGTAAAAAATGCATATGAAAATTATTTCACATTTACTACTTAAATTATTTTAACTTTAAAACCGATGATTGAAAATCCGCTTTTGCTACGTTCAATTTGGTTTTGATTAATCGATACTTTTTGCTTAATTAAAACATCAGTAATTTTATAATTATCCTTTAAAACCATTTTTCAATTTTGCGGTGATTGGTTAAATGAAAAGTAATAAACTAAATAATCAAAATCGTCATTTTCTTTTGGATTCTTACGAACTACAATACTATTTTCTGAAATTCCAATTGATGCTTTTGAGTCAATTACCAAACTAGGATCTAAGTCTAAATTTTTCATTTTAAACATATCACTATTTGCTTGTCGAATTTGGATTAATTTTTTAGTTAAATTATAAGCAGAGTCAGAATCACTCATTTGTTTTTCGATAGTTGGAATGTCTTTTGATGAATTTAAGAAAATACGACTATATTCACTTCCACTGCGTTTTTCATAGAAATCGACATTTTTCTTCGCATCAGATCAAGGGAAAGCTTCACGAATTAAATTGTCCCCTCTTTCTTTTGGACCACCATGCATCATTAATTCGTTTCCGTCGTATAAAATAGGTGTCCCTTGTTTGACCAAAAGTGCACTTAAACCAAATTTCATTAAATCTTGGTCAAGTTTTGAAAGTTCTTCATTTCAAGTTCCATTTAATTCATTAATTCTTACATTATTAATTCAACGGTGTACGTCATGATTATCTAAAAATGGTAATCATTCAACATGATGATTAACTGTTTTTTCTAAATCATTCATTGAATTTAAAAAGTCATCATTTTCATTAAAGTTCATTTGGATGTTTCCTAAACCTTTAGAATGTCAACCATCAATTACACTTGAAAGTGCTGGATTATTTTGGTAAGCAAAGTATTTTTTTGCGTTCAATGGACTTTCTCATCATTCACCAAACATAAAGACTTTGTCACTTTTTCTTGATTCACCATCATTCATCGCATTTTCGCTCGCTTGACGCAATTGTGTAAATAATTTAGCAGTTTTAGTTCCATCTAAATCTGATGGTTCGTATTTGTTTTTTGAACCTCAAAAATGGTAGAATGCGTCATACCTAAATCCATCGACTCCTTTTTTACTTCAGAAGCTTTGAATTGCTTTAAGTTCTTCAACCACTTCAGGATTGTCCAAGTTTAAGTCGGGCATACCTTTTCAAAATTCTGCGACATATTCAGAATTAGTTGGTTTGCGAGTTTTATCAATGTTTAAAAATATATCGATTGAATTTTGATCATCTATACCATATGCTTGAACATGTTCATCATTTTTGCGTTCATAAAAACGATAAAAGTCACGATATTTTTGCTCGCCTCTTAAAGCTGCTTGGAATCATGGATGTTCATAAGAAGTATGGTTAAAAACTAAGTCCAAAATAACCGCGATTCCACGTTTATGTGCTTCAATTAAAAACTCGTCAAAAGCTTGCATTCCACCTAATTCTGGAGCTACATCTAAATAATCAATCACATCATATCCATGATATGAACTAGCTGGATGAATAGGTGATAAATATAAAGTGTCCACTCCAAGCTTACTAAAGTAGTCTAAATTATTTTTTAGACCGATAAAATCACCAATTCCATCGTTATTTCCATCAGCAAATGAATAAACGATTAATTGGTACATTACATTACTTTGTGGAGCTTGTTTGTTAAATGGAGCGATGAATTTTGCATTTTGAGCTTCTAAAATATATGACAAATGATTCATGTTTTGACTTTGAATCTTCTGAGTAAATTCTTGATCACCTCAATTTTTTAACTTTTTAGCATTATTAACACATGAAGGTACTAGCAAGCAAGAGCTACCAGCTAATGTTGCTAACTTCATAAAAATCAAACTTTTTTTCATATTATTTTTATTATATGAATTTATCAAATTTATCTTTTGAGAATCTTGTTAGGTCAAATAAAAAGTGCATTTTTGGTGCACTTTAAAACTTTTTGCCGAAAAATTCAATTTAATGTTATTTGTTTGAATCATTTCATTTTTTAATATTAGAATTTATCTCGTCAAAAATCGAGAATTTTGGATCAACGCGATTAACCAAAATAAAATAAATTAAATCAGCTAAGAATAAAAATCCAATTTTGCTACCAGCACTAGTAATGCGGTGTTGTTGTGGTAATGAGTTTACAATTAATACATTACGAATGTCATTGCGTTCAAGCGATTTATTACGTGTTCATACACAATGACGAATTCGATTATTAATTAAATGGCTTAATACCGGAAAAATTTCTGCCGTATTACTGCTACGAGTAATGACTGTAACAAAACAGTTATCTTTTAGAACGTGACTAAGACCAAAAAAGTCATGCACACTTGAAATATTGTGTGTCGTTATACCGATTTTATTCAGATTTTTTGACAGATACGAACCGACAAACGAACTTTCTCCGATTCCAAAAATAATGTGGTTTTTGCAGTATTTTAGTCTACGAATGTATTCACGAATATTGTCGAAATTTTCACTGTAACGCTCAAAAGCATCTTCAATACTAAATTTGTAGTGTTTGTGGATGTTATTGATGATATCATGAATACTTAATTGTCCCTCTTCTTTAAGCTCAAGGTCGTTATTTTCAACGATATATTTACGTTTTTGAATATAAAGTTGAAATAAACGATAGTTCTCAAAACCTAAAGATTGAATAAAACGAGTCAGAGTTGATTGTGAGCAAAAAACCTTTACTGATAATTCTTTTGCAGACAATTGAATTACTAAATCAGGATTAGATTCTATAAAATCGATTAAATAACGATTATTTTGATTATTTGAAAGATTCGACTTGTATTTCTTTTCGATAAGATTTTGTTTTGCCATACAAAATAATTTTATTAAGTTCTGCGATAATAATAATAATAATAATAATAATAACGGTATTTTTCATATTTTTTCCACATTTTCATCCTTAGTCAATTAAAACGATAACGTCTTATTGGTAGAGAGAAAAGTAAATAAAAAGTGTAGCGATATCGCTACACTGATTTTTATTATTCCAAGTATCCAATTGGTAAGTAAATTAATCCAAAGATAACCAAACCAATAAAGATTAAGAAAACCGAAAATGCTGCAAGAACCATAATTAATTTCGAATATTTAATTAGGTTTGTTCAAACATATTTTTTAAAGTAAAATGAAAACATATTATCCTTTCGTTGCAACACCTTGTCTTGATATAGCATTCATAATTCTTTTTCTAATCAATGAGTAAATAATAATTAATGGTAATACAACTAAGACAGCCCCGGCCATTCTGATGTTAACTACCATTCTGGTAAGACCATCAACTTCTTCTTTTCCGGTTGTAAATAATCAAATTGATAATAAAGGAGCATCGGTTCTACCTTCATAAACAGTAGAAGGTCATAAGTAGCTGTTTCATGAAGCAAAAGCGGTTAAAATAGCTACAGTTCAAATAGTTGGTTTAATCATTGGAATTGCAATTTTGACAAAGAATTTTAATTCACTTGCACCGTCTATTTTTGCAGATTCA is from Mycoplasmopsis pullorum and encodes:
- a CDS encoding alpha-amylase family glycosyl hydrolase, whose translation is MKKSLIFMKLATLAGSSCLLVPSCVNNAKKLKNWGDQEFTQKIQSQNMNHLSYILEAQNAKFIAPFNKQAPQSNVMYQLIVYSFADGNNDGIGDFIGLKNNLDYFSKLGVDTLYLSPIHPASSYHGYDVIDYLDVAPELGGMQAFDEFLIEAHKRGIAVILDLVFNHTSYEHPWFQAALRGEQKYRDFYRFYERKNDEHVQAYGIDDQNSIDIFLNIDKTRKPTNSEYVAEFWKGMPDLNLDNPEVVEELKAIQSFWSKKGVDGFRYDAFYHFWGSKNKYEPSDLDGTKTAKLFTQLRQASENAMNDGESRKSDKVFMFGEWWESPLNAKKYFAYQNNPALSSVIDGWHSKGLGNIQMNFNENDDFLNSMNDLEKTVNHHVEWLPFLDNHDVHRWINNVRINELNGTWNEELSKLDQDLMKFGLSALLVKQGTPILYDGNELMMHGGPKERGDNLIREAFPWSDAKKNVDFYEKRSGSEYSRIFLNSSKDIPTIEKQMSDSDSAYNLTKKLIQIRQANSDMFKMKNLDLDPSLVIDSKASIGISENSIVVRKNPKENDDFDYLVYYFSFNQSPQNWKMVLKDNYKITDVLIKQKVSINQNQIERSKSGFSIIGFKVKII
- a CDS encoding MurR/RpiR family transcriptional regulator produces the protein MAKQNLIEKKYKSNLSNNQNNRYLIDFIESNPDLVIQLSAKELSVKVFCSQSTLTRFIQSLGFENYRLFQLYIQKRKYIVENNDLELKEEGQLSIHDIINNIHKHYKFSIEDAFERYSENFDNIREYIRRLKYCKNHIIFGIGESSFVGSYLSKNLNKIGITTHNISSVHDFFGLSHVLKDNCFVTVITRSSNTAEIFPVLSHLINNRIRHCVWTRNKSLERNDIRNVLIVNSLPQQHRITSAGSKIGFLFLADLIYFILVNRVDPKFSIFDEINSNIKKWNDSNK